A region from the Halobacillus mangrovi genome encodes:
- a CDS encoding CYTH domain-containing protein translates to MSQEIEIEFKNLLTLEEYEQVYQYLPFKSVELIEQTNYYFESDDFKLREQGAALRIRKKNDQWMLTLKQPHEEGLLETHDSLTEEEANLWIQNKMVEKPHTKKQLRELDISVDELTYLGSLTTRRKELEFKETTVVIDHSLYYDEEDFELEVEAPSKQQGEEVFEEILSACDIPKRETDNKIRRFYKAKLKSE, encoded by the coding sequence ATGTCCCAAGAAATCGAAATTGAATTCAAGAATTTATTAACTTTGGAAGAATACGAACAAGTCTATCAGTATTTACCATTCAAATCAGTTGAACTTATAGAACAAACCAATTATTATTTTGAATCAGATGATTTTAAGCTCCGTGAACAGGGTGCTGCTTTACGTATTAGAAAGAAAAATGACCAATGGATGCTCACGTTAAAACAGCCTCACGAAGAAGGTCTTCTTGAAACTCATGATTCCCTTACGGAAGAGGAAGCAAACTTATGGATACAAAACAAAATGGTTGAAAAGCCTCATACAAAAAAGCAGCTTCGTGAGCTTGATATTTCCGTAGATGAACTTACGTACCTCGGCTCTTTAACCACTCGCCGTAAAGAATTAGAATTTAAAGAAACAACGGTAGTTATTGACCACAGTTTATATTACGACGAAGAAGACTTTGAACTTGAAGTCGAAGCTCCTTCCAAACAGCAAGGTGAAGAAGTTTTTGAAGAAATTTTGTCGGCATGCGATATTCCTAAGCGAGAGACAGATAATAAGATCAGACGCTTTTACAAAGCCAAGCTGAAATCAGAATAG
- the prpE gene encoding bis(5'-nucleosyl)-tetraphosphatase PrpE has translation MKVDIIGDIHGCLPELEALFIKMGYDWKNGLPIHPDGRTPVFVGDLADRGPASIACIRLVYRLVIEENSALYVPGNHCDKLYRFFKSNPVQETHGLETTTAEYRDLSGKEQEEVKEQFLKLVEESPLYHVIPEVNAVVAHAGIKGEDIGNKNKRIKTFVLYGDITGEKLPDGRPVRRDWAQHYTGDRWIVYGHTPTKEPRFVNKTVNIDTGCVFGGHLTAFRLPEEEIVQVPSSMPYVEEKFRY, from the coding sequence ATGAAAGTTGACATTATCGGCGACATCCACGGCTGTCTTCCAGAGCTGGAAGCGTTGTTTATCAAGATGGGATACGACTGGAAAAATGGCTTACCCATTCATCCCGATGGACGCACCCCCGTGTTTGTCGGAGACTTAGCCGACCGTGGCCCAGCCTCCATCGCATGCATCCGACTCGTGTACCGGCTCGTAATTGAAGAAAATTCAGCCTTATATGTGCCAGGTAATCACTGCGATAAGCTGTACCGTTTTTTCAAAAGTAACCCTGTTCAAGAGACTCACGGATTAGAAACGACCACTGCTGAATACCGTGACCTCTCAGGGAAAGAACAAGAAGAAGTAAAAGAGCAATTTTTAAAACTGGTTGAAGAGTCACCTCTCTATCATGTCATCCCTGAGGTCAATGCTGTCGTCGCCCATGCTGGTATAAAAGGAGAAGATATTGGAAACAAAAACAAACGCATCAAAACATTTGTCTTATATGGAGACATTACAGGAGAGAAGTTGCCAGACGGCCGGCCTGTTCGTCGCGATTGGGCCCAGCATTATACAGGAGACCGCTGGATTGTATATGGGCACACCCCAACAAAAGAGCCCCGTTTCGTCAACAAAACGGTGAACATTGATACGGGGTGTGTATTTGGTGGCCACTTAACGGCTTTTCGCCTGCCTGAAGAGGAAATTGTTCAGGTGCCTTCCTCCATGCCATATGTAGAAGAGAAATTTAGATATTAA
- a CDS encoding globin domain-containing protein, translating into MQQRPGSIYEELGKEKIDELVEAFYKRVSQHPDLIPIFPDDLTETIRKQKQFLTQFFGGPPLYIEEHGHPMLRARHLPFKITPSRRDAWLSCMSGAMNEAQIEEPFRSAMFERLTMTANHMMNTPEDEKGESM; encoded by the coding sequence ATGCAACAACGACCTGGATCAATCTATGAAGAACTCGGTAAAGAAAAAATCGATGAGCTTGTAGAAGCTTTCTATAAACGTGTAAGTCAACATCCGGATTTAATTCCGATCTTTCCCGATGATTTAACAGAGACGATTCGTAAACAAAAACAATTTCTCACACAATTTTTTGGAGGTCCGCCTCTCTATATCGAAGAACATGGTCACCCGATGCTGCGTGCAAGACATTTGCCATTCAAAATCACACCCTCAAGACGTGACGCTTGGCTATCTTGCATGTCTGGAGCAATGAATGAAGCACAGATTGAAGAGCCGTTCCGTTCAGCCATGTTTGAACGATTAACGATGACGGCCAACCACATGATGAATACACCAGAGGACGAGAAAGGAGAATCGATGTGA
- a CDS encoding RluA family pseudouridine synthase has protein sequence MKPLVKTWLVPEEWDGYSVKAFLFEYGRFSRQIFKRVKEAGKVLVNEASSELWKPLHTGDEVTVCFPEEDRGERIFPEEGPLSIVYEDEDLLVLDKPAGVAVIPSIDRSQTSIANRLLYYYDKQGISSTIHIVTRLDRDTSGLMVVAKHAYSHMLLTKEQKQIERRYKAIVHGVVLQDQGVIDEPIARMAGSIIRRTISAEGKTSQTIYHTEERYKHFTLVELELLTGRTHQIRVHMAHLGHPLAGDALYDGEEMAFLQGQALHCHQVKFLHPWTKERMSFASAIPKTWENFKE, from the coding sequence GTGAAGCCGTTAGTTAAAACGTGGCTTGTCCCGGAAGAGTGGGATGGCTATTCTGTAAAAGCTTTTTTATTCGAATACGGACGATTTTCAAGACAAATCTTCAAGCGAGTGAAGGAAGCAGGCAAGGTGCTAGTCAATGAAGCTTCTTCAGAGTTATGGAAGCCGCTTCATACGGGTGATGAGGTGACCGTTTGCTTTCCTGAGGAGGATCGAGGGGAGCGGATTTTCCCAGAAGAAGGTCCGCTTTCCATTGTGTATGAGGATGAAGATTTGCTTGTACTTGATAAGCCTGCAGGAGTAGCTGTCATTCCTTCCATTGATCGTTCTCAGACTTCGATAGCGAATCGGCTGCTTTACTACTATGACAAGCAGGGCATCTCTTCGACGATCCATATCGTAACAAGGCTGGACAGGGACACATCAGGACTCATGGTTGTTGCTAAACATGCATACAGCCATATGCTCCTGACAAAGGAACAAAAACAAATCGAGCGCAGATACAAAGCCATTGTTCATGGAGTCGTCCTACAAGACCAAGGAGTGATTGATGAACCGATTGCTCGAATGGCAGGCTCTATCATAAGAAGAACGATTTCAGCAGAAGGAAAGACCTCTCAAACCATTTATCATACAGAGGAAAGGTATAAGCATTTTACTCTTGTTGAGCTTGAGCTTCTGACAGGCAGGACTCATCAAATCCGTGTTCATATGGCTCATCTCGGGCATCCACTAGCAGGTGATGCACTGTATGATGGGGAAGAAATGGCGTTTTTACAGGGGCAAGCGCTGCACTGTCATCAAGTAAAGTTTCTCCATCCTTGGACGAAGGAGAGAATGAGTTTCGCTTCAGCAATACCGAAGACTTGGGAAAATTTCAAAGAATAG
- a CDS encoding GTP pyrophosphokinase — MNWDIFIAPYAQVVEELKVKLKGMRRQFEYEMEQSPIEFVTGRVKPKSSIIEKARRKAINPENIEKELQDIAGVRVVCQFVDDIYAVVDMLKNRHDFDIVEEKDYITRKKDSGYRSYHVIINYPVETIHGEKIVLAEIQIRTLAMNFWATNEHSLNYKYAGKIPTEVKSRLKRAAEAAFQLDEEMSKIKSEIQEAQKVFLRKEDKKKEPKKG, encoded by the coding sequence ATGAATTGGGATATATTTATAGCTCCTTATGCGCAAGTCGTAGAAGAATTGAAAGTAAAATTAAAAGGGATGCGGCGCCAGTTCGAATATGAAATGGAACAGTCCCCGATTGAATTTGTGACGGGCCGGGTAAAACCGAAATCCAGTATTATTGAGAAAGCACGCCGCAAAGCGATCAATCCTGAAAACATTGAGAAAGAGTTACAAGATATTGCAGGTGTTAGAGTCGTATGTCAGTTTGTTGATGACATTTATGCCGTCGTTGATATGCTGAAAAACCGCCACGATTTCGATATTGTGGAAGAGAAAGACTATATCACTCGTAAAAAAGACAGCGGTTACCGTTCTTACCACGTAATTATCAATTATCCAGTAGAAACTATTCATGGGGAGAAGATCGTTCTTGCAGAAATACAAATCAGAACGCTTGCCATGAATTTCTGGGCAACGAATGAGCATTCGTTAAATTATAAATATGCGGGCAAAATACCAACTGAAGTCAAATCAAGGCTAAAACGGGCAGCGGAGGCCGCTTTCCAATTGGATGAAGAAATGTCGAAAATTAAAAGTGAAATTCAAGAGGCTCAGAAGGTGTTCCTGCGTAAAGAAGATAAAAAGAAGGAGCCTAAAAAAGGATAG
- a CDS encoding FtsW/RodA/SpoVE family cell cycle protein: MNDYQQSSPIDFTVIFVVIAFGIISCYTLYTVNPYLGVIDQGAYMKQIVWYVLGSIGAAIVMIVDYDRLNQIVWGLYGFGVLMLLMIFLNIPPGIVHASGGAVSWFKFPGIGTIQPSEFMKVFLVITLAHVIVRHNEKNRVRTIKSDLLLLLKLIGLAFVPMGLIAVQPDLGTFLVLGSITAFMILVSGIQWRILLSIISSIFLMVGVVALMFVLNFSQVTTFLEESVFAHVDSRFYGWLQPEKYEQSAGLQLLKSITAIGSGQLTGKGPGNFEVTVPERHTDMIFTAISEQFGFVGSSIVVTLFFLLLYRMIQIAFESNDAFGSYLIVGIVAMIAFQFFQNIGMSIQLLPITGLPLPFISYGGSSTLAYMFAIGIVLNVKSRTKTYMFE, from the coding sequence ATGAATGATTATCAACAATCCTCACCGATTGATTTTACCGTTATTTTCGTCGTTATTGCTTTTGGCATTATCAGTTGCTATACCTTATATACTGTAAATCCATACTTAGGAGTCATCGACCAGGGAGCTTACATGAAGCAAATTGTCTGGTACGTACTCGGTTCGATTGGAGCAGCGATTGTCATGATTGTTGACTATGACCGCCTCAACCAGATTGTCTGGGGACTTTACGGATTTGGGGTTCTTATGCTGCTTATGATTTTCTTGAATATCCCTCCCGGCATTGTCCATGCATCAGGCGGAGCCGTCAGTTGGTTCAAATTTCCGGGGATTGGTACTATTCAACCTTCTGAATTCATGAAAGTTTTTCTAGTTATTACATTAGCTCATGTAATTGTCAGACATAATGAAAAGAATAGAGTTAGAACGATCAAATCAGATCTTCTATTATTACTTAAATTAATAGGGCTTGCGTTTGTCCCTATGGGTTTAATCGCCGTACAGCCAGACTTAGGAACTTTCTTAGTATTAGGCTCGATTACTGCATTCATGATTCTTGTCTCAGGTATTCAATGGAGAATTCTACTTTCTATCATATCTTCCATTTTTCTTATGGTCGGTGTAGTCGCATTAATGTTTGTCCTTAATTTTTCTCAAGTGACAACATTCTTAGAGGAATCCGTGTTTGCTCACGTGGATTCCCGTTTTTATGGATGGCTGCAGCCTGAAAAATATGAACAAAGTGCAGGATTGCAATTGCTTAAGTCGATTACAGCCATCGGTTCTGGTCAGTTGACAGGAAAAGGTCCAGGTAACTTCGAAGTGACCGTTCCTGAGCGCCATACCGATATGATTTTCACGGCAATTTCCGAACAATTCGGGTTCGTCGGATCCAGTATTGTCGTGACTCTGTTTTTCTTATTGCTCTACCGTATGATCCAGATCGCTTTCGAAAGTAATGACGCCTTTGGAAGTTACTTAATCGTCGGAATCGTCGCTATGATTGCGTTTCAGTTTTTCCAAAACATCGGAATGTCGATCCAGCTCCTTCCGATTACTGGACTGCCGCTTCCTTTTATAAGTTATGGAGGAAGTTCGACACTCGCTTATATGTTTGCGATCGGCATCGTCTTAAATGTAAAATCGCGAACCAAAACGTACATGTTTGAATAA
- a CDS encoding NAD kinase, with translation MKFSILSKGDQKSNEIRTKIKNYLTEFNLEYNEDEPDLAISVGGDGTLLEAFHTYVHRLDETAFIGIHTGHLGFYADWMPDELEKLIIEIAKTPFQVVEYPLLEVTIRPKSGGEEDRYLALNECAIKTSEGSVVLDIEIKGDHFETFRGDGLCISTPSGSTAYNKALGGAILHPSIEAIQIAEMASINNRVFRTIGSPLILPSHHTCLLKPLNERSFLFTIDHITRTYKDVKSIQCRVAREKVRFARFRPFPFWKRVHDSFVSDEHNG, from the coding sequence ATGAAGTTCTCGATCTTATCTAAAGGAGATCAAAAATCTAACGAAATCCGTACAAAAATCAAAAACTACCTGACAGAATTCAACCTAGAGTACAATGAAGATGAGCCTGATCTCGCTATCTCAGTGGGAGGAGACGGAACTCTGCTTGAGGCTTTTCATACGTATGTCCACAGGCTAGATGAAACGGCTTTTATCGGGATTCATACTGGCCATTTAGGTTTCTATGCAGACTGGATGCCGGATGAATTGGAAAAGCTGATCATAGAAATTGCCAAAACGCCTTTTCAGGTTGTTGAATATCCACTTCTTGAAGTAACCATTCGTCCGAAAAGTGGAGGAGAAGAGGATCGGTATTTAGCTTTGAACGAATGTGCAATCAAAACGTCTGAAGGTTCTGTTGTGCTTGATATTGAAATTAAAGGAGATCATTTTGAAACGTTCCGGGGAGACGGACTTTGTATTTCTACTCCTTCTGGCAGTACAGCCTATAATAAAGCACTTGGAGGAGCGATTTTGCATCCATCGATTGAAGCGATTCAAATTGCTGAGATGGCTTCAATCAATAACCGCGTCTTCCGGACAATCGGTTCTCCACTCATTTTACCAAGCCATCATACATGTCTCTTGAAACCCTTGAATGAACGCAGTTTCCTCTTCACCATCGATCATATTACGCGTACGTATAAAGACGTAAAGTCGATTCAGTGCAGAGTGGCCCGTGAGAAGGTACGATTCGCTCGTTTCCGTCCATTTCCTTTTTGGAAAAGGGTTCACGATTCCTTCGTATCGGATGAGCATAACGGGTGA
- a CDS encoding ClpXP adapter SpxH family protein has protein sequence MSWKSLSSHKDTQGTASGFFNLLKRPIEIYVFIDPLCPECWSLEPFLKKLTIEYGRFFTLRPIIGGQLASWNQNKKVKPENLKQAWDKTGCQTGMCCDGDVWLENPVSSPFSTALAVKAAELQGKKAGMRFLRKVQEYVFLEKQNISDEEVLIECAGKSRLDVEEFKKDLHSEAAKKALQCDLKLTKEMEVDSTPTIVLFNESEEDAGLKITGLYSYDVYVKVLKEMLQKDPKPAIKPELEDFLQHFRFVANKEIAVVYDWSEQQAKKEMKKLVLKQKVREIPVKHGAFWEYLG, from the coding sequence GTGAGTTGGAAGAGCCTGAGCAGCCATAAAGATACTCAAGGAACAGCAAGCGGCTTTTTTAATCTTCTGAAACGCCCGATTGAAATTTACGTCTTTATCGATCCGCTCTGTCCTGAATGTTGGTCACTCGAACCATTTCTAAAAAAACTCACCATCGAATATGGTCGCTTTTTTACTCTCCGCCCGATTATTGGTGGTCAATTAGCTTCCTGGAATCAAAATAAGAAAGTAAAACCCGAGAATTTAAAGCAGGCTTGGGATAAAACTGGGTGCCAGACAGGGATGTGCTGTGATGGAGACGTATGGCTGGAAAATCCAGTTTCCTCCCCTTTTTCAACCGCTCTTGCTGTGAAAGCAGCTGAATTGCAGGGGAAGAAGGCTGGCATGAGATTTTTACGCAAGGTTCAAGAATATGTTTTTCTTGAAAAACAGAACATTTCAGATGAAGAAGTATTGATCGAATGCGCAGGTAAGAGCCGCCTGGATGTAGAGGAATTTAAAAAGGACCTTCATTCAGAAGCTGCAAAAAAAGCCTTACAGTGTGATTTGAAGCTAACAAAAGAAATGGAAGTCGACTCTACTCCGACCATTGTGCTTTTTAATGAATCTGAGGAAGATGCTGGCCTAAAAATTACGGGGCTTTACTCTTACGACGTATATGTGAAAGTGTTGAAGGAAATGCTTCAGAAAGATCCCAAACCAGCGATTAAACCAGAACTTGAGGATTTTCTTCAGCATTTTCGCTTTGTAGCTAATAAGGAAATCGCGGTGGTATATGACTGGAGCGAGCAGCAAGCAAAAAAAGAGATGAAAAAGCTCGTCCTAAAACAAAAAGTAAGAGAGATTCCAGTAAAGCACGGAGCTTTTTGGGAGTATCTCGGCTGA
- a CDS encoding monovalent cation:proton antiporter family protein, whose amino-acid sequence MEHGASVTSLVIVILAAFITPIILHRFKLNMIPVVVAEIIVGLIIGQSGFDLVEQGSWLEILSTLGFIFLMFLSGLEIDFSIFARRKKKAKPENKGTGAPNPVFVALIVFIGIFALSLGLSYLFVLAGFIDNAFLMTLIISTVSLGVVVPTLKDAQMMKTTIGQTILLIAVIADLATMILLAIFVSLYGESHGNTWLLLLLFAVGVLLYFVGKQFRHQSFIETMAKGTIQIDTRAVFTLIILLVALSETVGAENILGAFLAGTLVSLLSPNQEMVKKLDSFGYGFLIPIFFVMVGVEIDIWSLFTDSRVVILIPLLFIALLVSKIVPALILKKWYDTRTVLSTGFILTSTLSLVIAAATIGEREGMIDAQMEGALILVAVLTCLVAPIVFKKIYGRFEDEDHKVVVSFIGSNRMTLPVVRELDINAYETHLYHTKVDKIDDKISRSCFDIKEVDGYEVESMKEYGVFDVDLVVASTGDEQKNAEVARYAKEQGVERVIARIESPELASEMRDLNISVFSVFLSSKALLKAMIEAPNVVDILTNQETALYQINMNNSEYNGMYLREFPFTGDVIMVRIFRGKDSIVPHGDTELKMGDRLIVTGSHEYVDELKMELEFCEWC is encoded by the coding sequence ATGGAACATGGTGCTTCAGTAACATCACTAGTTATTGTCATTCTTGCAGCATTTATTACTCCCATCATTTTGCATCGATTTAAATTGAATATGATTCCAGTCGTGGTCGCAGAGATCATAGTTGGGTTGATTATAGGACAAAGCGGGTTCGATTTAGTTGAACAAGGAAGCTGGCTTGAAATTCTCTCAACATTAGGGTTCATTTTCCTGATGTTTTTGAGTGGACTTGAGATCGACTTCTCCATATTTGCCCGTAGAAAAAAGAAAGCCAAACCTGAAAATAAAGGAACTGGAGCACCTAATCCAGTATTTGTCGCCCTGATTGTATTTATCGGTATTTTTGCTCTGTCACTTGGACTATCTTACTTATTTGTCCTGGCAGGGTTTATCGATAACGCCTTCTTGATGACGTTAATTATTTCGACGGTTTCCCTCGGTGTCGTTGTGCCGACGCTGAAGGATGCCCAGATGATGAAAACGACAATCGGGCAGACGATTCTTTTGATAGCCGTTATTGCCGATTTAGCTACAATGATTCTACTGGCCATCTTCGTTTCTTTGTACGGAGAAAGTCACGGAAACACTTGGCTATTGCTGCTCTTATTTGCCGTCGGAGTTTTGCTGTACTTCGTAGGAAAGCAGTTCCGTCATCAGTCGTTTATTGAAACGATGGCGAAAGGAACGATCCAAATCGATACGAGGGCTGTCTTCACCTTGATTATATTGCTTGTGGCTCTTTCTGAAACGGTTGGAGCTGAGAATATACTGGGTGCTTTCTTAGCCGGAACACTTGTATCATTGCTGTCCCCCAACCAGGAGATGGTTAAGAAACTCGACAGCTTTGGATACGGTTTCCTTATTCCGATTTTCTTCGTAATGGTCGGGGTAGAAATTGATATTTGGAGCTTGTTTACGGACAGCCGCGTCGTCATTTTAATACCTCTATTATTCATAGCACTTCTTGTTTCAAAAATTGTGCCTGCTCTTATTTTGAAAAAGTGGTACGATACCAGAACTGTGCTTAGTACTGGTTTTATTTTGACTTCGACTCTTTCACTAGTTATCGCAGCAGCGACCATTGGAGAAAGAGAAGGGATGATCGATGCCCAAATGGAGGGAGCGCTTATTTTAGTCGCTGTCCTTACTTGTCTTGTTGCGCCGATCGTCTTTAAGAAAATCTATGGACGGTTTGAAGATGAGGATCACAAAGTGGTTGTCTCATTTATCGGATCAAACCGTATGACACTGCCTGTTGTTCGAGAGTTAGACATTAATGCCTATGAAACTCATTTGTATCACACAAAAGTAGATAAAATTGATGACAAAATCAGCCGTTCTTGCTTTGATATTAAAGAAGTGGATGGGTATGAGGTTGAATCGATGAAAGAGTACGGTGTATTTGATGTCGATCTTGTTGTTGCTTCAACGGGTGATGAGCAAAAGAATGCAGAAGTCGCCCGGTACGCGAAGGAGCAAGGAGTCGAGAGAGTGATCGCCCGGATTGAATCTCCAGAGCTTGCATCAGAAATGAGAGACTTGAATATCAGCGTCTTCTCTGTATTCTTATCCTCAAAAGCTCTGTTGAAAGCGATGATCGAAGCGCCAAACGTCGTTGATATTTTAACGAATCAAGAAACGGCGTTGTATCAGATCAATATGAACAACTCGGAATACAATGGCATGTATTTAAGGGAATTCCCATTCACAGGAGATGTGATTATGGTCCGAATTTTCCGTGGGAAGGATTCCATCGTCCCTCATGGAGATACGGAACTGAAGATGGGAGACCGGCTTATCGTCACCGGCTCGCATGAATATGTGGATGAATTAAAGATGGAACTAGAATTTTGCGAGTGGTGTTAG
- the mgtE gene encoding magnesium transporter: MEHLDDQERQEVWSNIEDALLNDHIDQFRAEFLELHPYDQARIFEGLEVDVRMQIYTYLSPEEVADVMEHIDYEDIEPFFSEMDPRFAAQVFAEMSTDDAVDIFNELDKDKVASFLTIMDNEAAQEIKDLLHYEEKTAGSIMTTEFVVVKANMTIKQAMVHLRTEAPDAETIYYTYVIDEDKRLVGVISLRDLIISEEDWMISDVMNERVVSVSVGEDQEEVARMVRDYDFLALPVVDFQNHLLGIITVDDIMDVMEEEASDDYSKLAAVSDVDSPDENAFASAKKRLPWLVILLFLGSLTASLIGRFEETLDKVAILAVFIPLIAGMAGNTGTQALAVAVRGIATGEIDKQGKWKMMFREAGTGLITGVSCGLLITLIVYFWQGNFFLGLLVGVSILLTLIVATLAGSLVPLIMHRFNIDPAVASGPFITTINDIISILIYFGMATAFMNLLI; this comes from the coding sequence ATGGAACATTTAGATGACCAGGAGCGCCAAGAGGTTTGGAGCAATATTGAGGATGCATTGTTAAATGATCATATCGATCAATTTCGTGCAGAATTTTTAGAACTCCACCCTTATGATCAAGCGAGAATCTTTGAAGGATTAGAAGTAGATGTCCGTATGCAAATCTACACTTACCTGTCTCCAGAAGAAGTCGCTGATGTTATGGAACATATTGATTACGAGGACATCGAGCCATTTTTCTCCGAGATGGATCCTCGTTTTGCCGCTCAAGTATTTGCGGAGATGTCGACAGACGATGCTGTCGATATTTTTAACGAATTAGACAAAGACAAAGTAGCAAGCTTTTTGACGATAATGGATAATGAAGCAGCTCAAGAAATAAAAGATTTGCTTCATTATGAAGAAAAAACAGCCGGATCAATTATGACGACGGAGTTCGTTGTGGTAAAAGCGAACATGACGATTAAACAGGCGATGGTCCATTTACGTACGGAAGCCCCGGATGCTGAGACCATCTACTACACGTATGTGATTGATGAGGATAAACGGTTGGTCGGCGTCATATCCTTAAGAGATCTGATTATTTCTGAAGAGGACTGGATGATCTCTGATGTCATGAATGAACGTGTTGTCTCCGTATCTGTTGGAGAAGATCAGGAGGAAGTTGCCCGAATGGTTAGGGACTATGACTTTCTCGCTTTGCCGGTTGTCGATTTTCAGAACCACTTGCTCGGAATCATTACGGTTGATGATATTATGGATGTCATGGAAGAAGAAGCAAGCGATGACTATTCCAAGTTAGCCGCGGTTTCCGATGTTGATAGTCCTGATGAAAATGCGTTCGCTTCAGCAAAAAAACGACTTCCATGGCTTGTCATCCTTCTTTTTTTAGGAAGTTTAACTGCAAGTCTTATCGGAAGATTTGAAGAAACATTGGATAAAGTAGCTATTTTAGCTGTGTTTATTCCATTGATTGCCGGTATGGCAGGGAACACAGGTACACAGGCTCTTGCCGTCGCTGTCCGCGGAATTGCTACTGGTGAAATTGATAAACAAGGAAAATGGAAGATGATGTTCAGGGAGGCAGGTACTGGCCTTATTACAGGTGTGTCCTGCGGATTGTTAATTACATTGATCGTTTATTTCTGGCAAGGGAACTTCTTTTTAGGGCTCCTTGTTGGTGTCTCAATCCTATTGACTTTGATTGTGGCCACCCTGGCTGGATCTCTCGTTCCGCTTATTATGCATCGGTTCAATATAGACCCTGCCGTTGCTTCCGGTCCGTTCATCACCACGATTAATGACATCATTTCCATCTTGATTTACTTTGGGATGGCGACCGCTTTTATGAACTTATTGATTTAA